A segment of the Gallus gallus isolate bGalGal1 chromosome 17, bGalGal1.mat.broiler.GRCg7b, whole genome shotgun sequence genome:
CAACAGCCGTCCCAGCACGGCACGCACAGCTCCGGCACCCGGCCAACCCACCACGTCCCCGAGGAAGGGATGCAGGGCTCCCTCCTGTTCTTCCATCTCTGAGGctgggagatgtggggcaggaCTGAGTGCAAAGCAAACACGGTGCCTCCCCTCCCCGGGGCACCCCAGCAGCCACCCCACTGCATCCTTTGCTCCACAGCGAGGCATCAGGAGTGGTGGGGATGCAGCTCACCCCGCAGCCCTCACCTCCCGAAGCGGAAGGCGAAGCCACCTTTCTTCCTGCCGTAGCCGTTGAGCTCCTCAGCCAGGTCCCCCAGCGTGCCGCCACCTCCGCGCTTCTCGGAGCCCTCCGGCCGTCCCCGTGGGcccacactgtgctgctgcccgTAGCCCCGCAGCACCCGGGCAATGCCCAGCAGTGCGCCCAGCTCCTCGCTTCGCCGCCGCATTGGGGCCGCCCACCCGCAGGGACCCACAGCCTCAGCCACCGCTCCTCGCCAGCACGGCTCCAGCACATCCTCGGGGTGTCGGGGCTCGTGGTGCTcgtggggtgggcagcaggcCCCCAGGCTCAGCAGGATGAGGCAGGTCAGCGAGTAGGGTGCTCTCAtctgggggggcacagggaaggagagagatggCAAAGCGCTCAGCATCCTTGGGGGCGTCAAGGGCTTCCTTCCATGGAGCATCCCTTCCATGGAGCATCTGACCCAGGGAGCGTTCCCTTTATGGAGCATTCCCTCTCCTGAGCATCCCCTGCTACGGAGCATCCCTTCTATGTACCAGCATTGCTCTGGGGCAGATACCCATGTATGTGCTGCAGCACCCTTCAAGCAGCCAGAATACCCCTCCCGCAGCCCTACAAACCCTCACCCAGCTGTTCTCTCTGCATCTTTTCTCCTCCTGacctctcccttcctctctaCACGCAGCGCtcgctgcctgcagccctgcagtccCTCCCCTGGTCCGCTGCCAGGCCCGGCACGGTTCGGGTTGGCTGCGCGGGGCTGTTAACGGGGCAGGCTGATGGGAGCAGCTGATGGGAGCTGCAGCCGCGTGCTCCTCTTAGCAGCACTGCGGGGAGGACTTAAGTGCGTTCACCTGAGCAGTGCTCAGCTCTCAGTGTGCAGGTCCCACCCGCAGCGCCCCGCTAATGCGTGCAGGGGAAGGAGCTCGCAGTCATCGCTCTGCTTTATGGGGCTGAGCGGTG
Coding sequences within it:
- the QRFP gene encoding orexigenic neuropeptide QRFP is translated as MLRSRGCSGEGMLHKGNAPWVRCSMEGMLHGRKPLTPPRMLSALPSLSFPVPPQMRAPYSLTCLILLSLGACCPPHEHHEPRHPEDVLEPCWRGAVAEAVGPCGWAAPMRRRSEELGALLGIARVLRGYGQQHSVGPRGRPEGSEKRGGGGTLGDLAEELNGYGRKKGGFAFRFGR